In a genomic window of Urocitellus parryii isolate mUroPar1 chromosome 11, mUroPar1.hap1, whole genome shotgun sequence:
- the Htr1d gene encoding 5-hydroxytryptamine receptor 1D has translation MAPPNQSVEGFLQEASNRSLNTTETPEAWDSGILQALKISLAVVLSIITLATLLSNAFVLTTILHTRKLHTPANYLIGSLATTDLLVSILVMPISIAYTITRTWNFGQILCDIWVSSDITCCTASILHLCVIALDRYWAITDALEYSKRRTAGHAAAMIAVVWVISICISIPPLFWRQAKAQEEMSDCLVNTSQISYTIYSTCGAFYIPSILLIILYGRIYLAARSRILNPPSLYGKRFTTAQLITGSAGSSLCSLNPSLHEGHSHAAGSPLFFNHVKVRLADSVLERKRISAARERKATKTLGIILGAFIVCWLPFFVASLVLPICRDACWLHPALFDFFTWLGYFNSLINPIVYTVFNEDFRHAFQKVVHVRRASESH, from the coding sequence ATGGCCCCGCCCAACCAGTCAGTAGAAGGCTTTCTCCAGGAGGCCTCCAACAGATCCCTGAACACCACGGAAACCCCGGAGGCCTGGGATTCAGGGATCCTACAGGCGCTCAAGATCTCCCTGGCCGTGGTCCTTTCCATCATCACGCTGGCCACCCTCCTGTCCAACGCCTTTGTACTGACCACCATCCTGCACACCAGAAAGCTGCACACCCCGGCCAACTATCTCATTGGCTCCCTGGCCACCACTGACCTCCTGGTTTCCATCTTGGTCATGCCCATCAGCATCGCCTATACCATTACCCGCACTTGGAACTTTGGCCAAATCCTGTGTGACATCTGGGTGTCTTCTGACATCACGTGCTGCACCGCCTCCATCCTGCACCTCTGCGTCATTGCTCTGGACCGGTACTGGGCCATCACTGACGCCCTGGAGTACAGTAAGCGCCGGACGGCTGGCCACGCGGCTGCCATGATCGCCGTGGTCTGGGTCATCTCCATCTGCATCTCCATCCCACCCCTCTTCTGGCGGCAGGCCAAGGCTCAGGAGGAGATGTCCGACTGCCTGGTGAACACGTCTCAGATCTCCTACACCATCTACTCCACCTGCGGGGCCTTCTACATCCCGTCCATCTTGCTCATCATCCTCTACGGCCGGATCTACCTGGCCGCCAGGAGCCGCATCCTGAACCCGCCCTCGCTCTATGGCAAGCGCTTCACCACGGCGCAGCTCATCACGGGCTCCGCGGGCTCCTCGCTCTGCTCGCTCAACCCCAGTCTCCACGAGGGCCACTCGCACGCGGCCGGCTCCCCGCTCTTCTTCAACCACGTGAAGGTCAGGCTCGCCGACAGCGTCCTGGAGCGCAAGAGGATTTCTGCTGCTCGGGAGAGGAAAGCCACCAAGACGCTGGGGATCATTCTGGGGGCCTTCATCGTCTGCTGGCTGCCCTTCTTCGTGGCCTCCTTGGTCCTCCCCATCTGCCGGGACGCCTGCTGGCTCCACCCCGCCCTCTTTGACTTCTTCACCTGGCTGGGCTATTTCAACTCGCTCATCAACCCCATCGTCTACACCGTGTTCAATGAAGACTTCCGCCACGCGTTCCAGAAAGTGGTCCACGTCCGAAGGGCCTCCGAGTCTCATTAG